The following coding sequences lie in one Cannabis sativa cultivar Pink pepper isolate KNU-18-1 chromosome 5, ASM2916894v1, whole genome shotgun sequence genomic window:
- the LOC115715952 gene encoding embryo-specific protein ATS3B, translating into MVRKFYYLLQLTFFLCLSEAKSSSIQTQPQAAESFNISYIQKNVQSCSYNFVITTSCSSAKYTRDEISIAFGDAYGNQIYAARLDDPATKTFERCSSDSFQVNGVPCAYQICYVYLYRTGPDGWKPESVKIYGYNSKAVTFYYNTFIPSDTWFGFNYCSSSSSHPQPLTLLSLFVIIAISFLFSDDFY; encoded by the exons ATGGTTAGAAAATTCTATTACCTGCTTCAATTGACTTTCTTCCTTTGCCTCTCAGAAGCCAAATCTAGCAGCATACAAACACAGCCTCAGGCTGCAGAATCTTTCAACATCAGCTATATCCAG aaaaatgttcaGAGCTGTTCGTATAACTTCGTAATAACCACAAGCTGTTCCTCAGCTAAATATACAAGGGACGAGATAAGTATTGCATTTGGGGATGCCTATGGTAATCAG ATTTATGCAGCTAGATTAGACGACCCAGCAACAAAAACATTCGAGAGGTGTTCTTCTGATTCATTTCAAGTGAACGGTGTACCATGTGCGTACCAAATATGTTATGTATATTTGTACAGAACAGGTCCAGATGGATGGAAGCCCGAGAGTGTGAAGATCTATGGCTATAATTCAAAGGCTGTTACGTTTTACTACAACACCTTTATACCAAGTGATACTTGGTTTGGTTTCAATTattgttcatcttcttcttcacatCCTCAACCTCTTACTCTTCTTTCCTTATTTGTTATTATAGCTATCTCTTTTCTATTTTCTGATGACTTCTATTGA